A genomic window from Corticium candelabrum chromosome 8, ooCorCand1.1, whole genome shotgun sequence includes:
- the LOC134183656 gene encoding malignant fibrous histiocytoma-amplified sequence 1 homolog: MRIQPHGQHKTWRKAMMTKQVGIRSYEVEIEGGIYLRRKEDNYEPQQKITTPAQLIHQQHENNQMQRPNLFQLPIESIIAQATPQLQQKPTTTRSGRTTRPPNYLKDYNEGCMVISKEVLILNTDCRVECVNTTKELTGQLQDKKIDQGLSLRVIVEARSSSISEKLEGYLSGSTVQRSRGVGEFQIIENAVITEVKKVNWNDGDQTPKIDVVVTWDTGRNEEMTISDPEELSHCRVDHGWICYRDHLPVLGQHVEQVLADKSASIEREIKRMYSSRQALVKVRSTRLELPVLILEQENLELLNSTASMWKQFDGLSVDSSSFLENTLGKEIGNFTHLKYLSLNKCKLVNLPDDIGNLKTLLVILIDGNRLKRLPDTFGELVNLVGVSVCDNELKSLPKSFSHLANLMIFYADNNRFMAFPDVLYSLPKLTRITLSNNRIRMLMPAICEVQKLEELVLKGNEIQYLPPELCKLTELTKLDVSRNPLQHPPLRYCATFLEVREYFDSLQGSEGVYMRRKKVIVLGLTGAGKTSLIRAVVDYVPTNPRIEPIRTIGVDERVWRRNIQNRDIPLDVYFLDFGGHDVYYRMYSFFLSDDFVILTVNGRDYKVGCEESFMIHVGHWVQRIQSCSPDALVMMVLTHTDCFHNVQEKVEDITKQLEALEEKRQSILKNEIAQANFQKSLSLAKSKERCDSDISTVIKRLTTLKEKRFQLVHNKIYCVSNCSLDAINSVAVDLLSMCENSLPAQLIPVAWQKVLEVVVEERTSSECPLMKLSDLQEKATKRMSQIDSIKPTLISQSGSNHVASALKYYHRMGDVLHYSQVPELKDYVCIYPQQMMQVFKTILRHDMVETLAFNNDMKQLMSQQVFNLEKKLLQEKGLMGCKLFKALCIPNVSIQGDVCILMTMLENFSIAYPINNFEKILLPWLLPKECPPAVVLKNPCARSYELALSFNFPVIYPDGFFEKLAVSCHSYYGGYEQHWRKGFCYKLDSRDEKKQSYLLVIEDKNNICEDGNELEMVTLKVVARVSAPELQESNKNSPMPESVEKVMWALAEPVLYNTEKLLLMTPGIVVERFITCPQCFDIDKNNCFYYDCTFLSKQRNEGHNCDDGHSFRNSFPQFYVRRGFGLPAVPTTQQKCHHEQEQHQACCTRDKMFLEILDFLMDKFGHS, translated from the exons ATGAGAATACAACCACATGGACAACACAAGACATGGAGAAAAGCAATGATGACTAAGCAAGTGGGAATAAGATCGTATGAAGTTGAAATAGAAGGTGGAATTTATCTACGACGAAAAGAAGACAACTACGAGCCACAGCAGAAGATCACAACACCAGCACAGCTGATCCACCAGCAACACGAAAACAATCAGATGCAGAGACCAAATCTATTCCAACTACCTATCGAGTCTATCATTGCACAAGCAACACCACAATTACAGCAGAAGCCTACCACCACCAGGAGCGGAAGAACAACCAGACCTCCTAACTATTTGAAGGATTAT AATGAAGGATGTATGGTAATTAGTAAAGAGGTATTGATATTGAACACTGACTGTAGAGTAGAGTGTGTGAACACAAC AAAAGAACTCACTGGCCAGTTGCAAGACAAAAAGATTGATCAAGGGCTGTCATTGCG AGTTATTGTTGAGGCAAGGAGTTCTTCCATTTCTGAGAAGTTGGAAGGGTATCTTTCAGGCAGCACAGTGCAGAGATCGAGAG GAGTTGGAGAATTTCAGATAATAGAAAATGCTGTAATTACGGAAGTGAAAAAAGTAAACTGGAACGATGGTGATCAAACCCCG aaaattgatgttgttgtaaCATGGGACACAGGAAGAAATGAGGAAATGACCATAAGCGACCCAGAG GAACTTTCGCATTGTCGTGTTGATCATGGATGGATCTGTTACAGAGACCACCTACCTGTGTTAG GCCAGCATGTTGAGCAAGTACTTGCTGACAAATCAGCTTCAATAGAAAGAGAGATAAAACGGATGTACTCGTCACGTCAGGCTTTGGTCAAAGTTCGGTCTACTCGTCTTGAACTACCAGTATTAATTCTAGAGCAAGAAAACTTAGAACTTTTGAATAGTACTGCATCAATGTGGAAGCAATTTGATGGCTTGAGTGTGGACAGTTCTTCCTTTCTTGAAAACACACTTGGCAAGGAGATTGGCAATTTTACACATCTCAAATATTTGTCACTTAATAAATGTAAATTGGTGAATCTTCCAGATGACATTGGAAATCTCAAAACACTACTGGTAATTTTGATTGATGGCAACAGATTGAAACGGCTTCCTGACACTTTTGGCGAGCTAGTGAACTTGGTAGGCGTGAGTGTTTGTGACAACGAGCTGAAATCTCTGCCCAAGAGCTTTAGCCACCTAGCAAACTTGATGATCTTTTATGCTGATAATAATCGTTTCATGGCCTTCCCTGATGTACTCTACAGTTTACCAAAGTTGACAAGAATCACTCTTTCCAATAATCGAATACGTATGCTTATGCCAGCCATTTGTGAAGTACAGAAACTAGAGGAGCTCGTTTTAAAAGGCAACGAAATCCAATATTTGCCTCCTGAGTTGTGTAAGTTAAcagaattgacaaaattggaTGTTTCTCGAAATCCATTACAACACCCCCCTCTGCGTTACTGCGCTACATTCCTGGAAGTACGTGAGTACTTCGATTCACTGCAGGGCAGTGAGGGTGTTTATATGAGAAGAAAAAAGGTTATAGTTCTTGGTCTGACTGGCGCTGGTAAAACAAGTTTGATTCGAGCAGTAGTTGATTATGTACCAACAAATCCTAGAATTGAACCTATACGCACAATTGGGGTTGACGAACGGGTGTGGAGGAGAAATATTCAGAACAGAGACATCCCACTGGACGTATACTTTCTAGATTTTGGTGGCCATGATGTTTACTACCGAATGTATTCGTTCTTTTTGTCAGACGACTTTGTTATTCTTACTGTCAATGGTAGGGACTATAAAGTCGGCTGTGAGGAAAGTTTTATGATTCACGTTGGTCATTGGGTACAGCGCATCCAGAGCTGTTCGCCTGATGCTCTAGTAATGATGGTTCTAACGCACACAGACTGTTTTCACAATGTTCAAGAGAAAGTTGAAGATATAACAAAGCAGCTAGAAGCATTGGAGGAAAAACGACAATCAATTCTCAAAAACGAGATTGCTCAAGCGAACTTCCAGAAGAGTCTTTCACTGGCTAAAAGCAAAGAACGTTGTGACTCTGACATTTCAACTGTCATTAAACGGTTGACTACCCTGAAAGAGAAAAGGTTTCAACTAGTACACAATAAGATCTATTGTGTCAGTAACTGTAGTCTTGACGCAATCAACAGTGTAGCAGTAGATTTGCTCTCAATGTGTGAGAATTCTCTTCCTGCACAACTTATTCCTGTAGCATGGCAGAAGGTACTAGAGGTTGTAGTTGAAGAACGGACAAGTTCTGAGTGTCCTCTAATGAAACTTAGTGATTTACAAGAGAAGGCAACAAAAAGGATGTCCCAAATTGATAGTATTAAGCCAACATTAATCTCTCAATCTGGATCCAATCATGTTGCTTCAGCATTAAAGTATTATCATCGGATGGGTGATGTACTGCATTACTCTCAGGTTCCCGAGCTCAAAGATTATGTCTGCATTTATCCCCAACAGATGATGCAGGTCTTCAAAACTATCTTGAGACATGATATGGTTGAAACTTTGGCGTTCAATAATGACATGAAGCAACTTATGAGCCAACAAGTTTTCAACCTAGAAAAGAAATTACTTCAAGAGAAGGGTCTGATGGGCTGTAAACTGTTTAAAGCTTTGTGCATACCAAATGTAAGTATACAAGGAGATGTTTGCATTCTTATGACTATGTTAGAGAACTTCAGCATTGCCTATCCCATCAATAACTTTGAGAAAATTTTACTGCCGTGGCTGCTTCCTAAAGAATGTCCGCCTGCTGTTGTGTTGAAGAACCCATGTGCCCGAAGCTATGAGTTGGCACTATCATTCAATTTCCCTGTAATTTACCCTGATGGATTTTTCGAGAAACTTGCAGTTAGTTGCCATAGCTATTATGGAGGATATGAGCAACACTGGAGGAAAGGCTTTTGTTATAAGCTGGATAGTCGAGATGAGAAGAAGCAATCCTATTTGCTTGTCATAGAAGACAAGAACAATATTTGTGAAGATGGGAATGAATTGGAGATGGTAACTCTAAAAGTTGTGGCTCGTGTGTCAGCACCAGAACTACAGGAATCAAACAAAAATAGCCCCATGCCTGAATCTGTTGAAAAGGTTATGTGGGCTTTGGCTGAGCCAGTGCTTTACAACACGGAAAAGCTGCTGCTAATGACTCCAGGCATCGTAGTCGAAAGGTTTATCACTTGTCCTCAATGTTTTGACATTGACAAAAATAACTGTTTCTATTATGATTGCACTTTCTTGtcaaaacagagaaatgaaggACACAACTGTGATGATGGTCACTCATTTAGAAACTCTTTTCCTCAGTTTTACGTGAGAAGAGGTTTTGGCCTACCAGCTGTGCCgactacacaacaaaaatgcCATCATGAACAGGAACAACACCAGGCTTGTTGTACACGTGACAAGATGTTTCTTGAGATACTAGATTTTCTAATGGACAAGTTTGGACATTCATGA
- the LOC134183655 gene encoding uncharacterized protein K02A2.6-like gives MDGQSTRAMFRSQSGDRVIVPHSLRAAMLDRVHYAHIGMNSCLSRAKECIYWPSMDAEIREYVSRCSTCRNFDVKQPKESLISHTFPLRPWAKVETVIFPFQHYEYLMTVDNYSSFVEVDCLKKATSKEVIKCLKRHFSRYGIPDIVVNDNGPQYLSQEFAEFSRNWSFQHTVTSPYYSQSNGKVEGSIKTVKKIMKKAAATGSDPWLWLLDYRNTPTEGLQSSPVQRRIGRRTKTRLPTTTSLLRPEIHDESGSY, from the exons ATGGATGGCCAGAGCACAAGAGCAATGTTTCGCAGTCAATCAG GCGATAGAGTCATTGTTCCTCATAGCTTGAGAGCAGCGATGTTAGATAGAGTTCATTATGCTCATATAGGCATGAACAGCTGTCTGAGCCGAGCCAAAGAGTGTATATACTGGCCCAGCATGGATGCGGAGATACGAGAGTATGTATCTAGATGTTCTACTTGCAGAAACTTTGATGTAAAGCAGCCCAAAGAGTCTTTGATTAGTCACACTTTTCCTCTAAGACCATGGGCAAAAGTTGAGACTGTTATTTTTCCTTTTCAACATTATGAGTACCTGATGACTGTGGACAATTATAGTTCTTTTGTGGAAGTTGATTGCCTGAAAAAGGCCACTTCAAAAgaagtcatcaaatgtttgaagagACACTTCTCACGGTATGGCATCCCTGACATAGTTGTCAACGACAATGGACCGCAATATTTGTCTCAGGAATTCGCTGAGTTTTCCAGGAATTGGTCGTTTCAACATACCGTCACAAGCCCATACTATTCCCAATCCAATGGCAAGGTGGAAGGGTCAATCAAGACAGTCAAAAAAATTATGAAGAAAGCCGCTGCAACAGGCAGTGATCCGTGGTTATGGCTATTAGATTATAGAAATACTCCAACTGAAGGTTTACAATCAAGCCCTGTGCAGAGACGAATAGGAAGACGAACGAAGACGAGATTACCAACCACAACTAGTTTGTTGAGACCTGAAATTCATGATGAATCGGGAAGCTATTAG